Proteins from a single region of Xenopus laevis strain J_2021 chromosome 9_10S, Xenopus_laevis_v10.1, whole genome shotgun sequence:
- the tpsg1.S gene encoding serine protease 27 → MNWFHVMRALLLLDLGIHGLAENDDDQPTCGRPVMVSSRIVGGQDATKGQNPGQAIVWIPGRRYCGGSLISSNLVVTAAHCLEVLDVSSVIVILGAYKISGNHKEELTVPVKRIIVHPRYNKSDISADIALIELTQNVPFTKSILPVCVPSASAVFPPGQSCVVTGWGDIELNRTKPQPIILQEAEVRLISTEQCRSYYISKGVGPLIKDDMICAVDILGRRGPCLGDGGGPLVCYQDEQWNLVGVVNFAFGCGNENPAVYSFVQTYVDWIQQYMYPVEN, encoded by the exons ATGAACTGGTTCCATGTGATGAGAGCTCTGCTCCTGCTGGACTTGG GAATCCATGGACTTGCTGAAAATGATGACGACCAGCCAA CCTGTGGAAGACCTGTGATGGTCAGTAGCCGCATTGTGGGTGGGCAGGATGCAACAAAGGGACAGAATCCCGGGCAAGCGATCGTGTGGATTCCTGGTAGACGCTACTGTGGTGGATCCCTCATCAGTAGCAACTTAGTTGTGACTGCAGCTCATTGCTTAGAAGT tctTGATGTCTCCTCTGTTATTGTCATCCTTGGGGCCTACAAAATATCTGGAAACCACAAGGAAGAACTTACAGTTCCGGTGAAACGGATCATTGTGCACCCTCGTTACAATAAATCGGATATTTCTGCAGACATTGCCCTTATAGAGCTCACACAGAATGTGCCATTCACAAAAAGTATCCTCCCAGTTTGTGTGCCTTCAGCTTCTGCTGTATTTCCCCCTGGTCAAAGCTGTGTTGTGACCGGATGGGGAGACATTGAGCTGAATA GAACCAAGCCACAACCAATTATTCTACAGGAGGCGGAAGTGCGTTTGATAAGCACAGAGCAGTGCAGGAGTTACTATATTAGTAAGGGAGTTGGGCCTCTCATTAAGGATGACATGATCTGCGCAGTGGATATCCTAGGCCGAAGAGGACCATGCCTG GGTGATGGCGGCGGGCCCCTGGTTTGTTACCAGGATGAGCAGTGGAACTTGGTGGGAGTCGTGAATTTTGCATTTGGTTGTGGTAATGAGAACCCTGCAGTGTATTCGTTTGTGCAGACCTATGTGGACTGGATTCAGCAATATATGTACCCTGTTGAAAATTAG